The DNA segment CACGCCACCAGCTGCGTTGATATCAGCAACTGCTTTCTCTGCACCCTGGGTCATCTGTTCGCCAAATGCAGCATACGGACCGGTCATCGGACCAACGGTCGCGACAACGATGTCAGCTTTTGCTACACCCATTGAAAGAACAAGCGCGGAAGCAGTGGCAAGAAGGCCGAGCTTGGTTTTCGACATAAGAGAAGTCTCCCTGTTCCAAAGGTTGATTCCATCACCATGACAGAATCATCTTTTTGGATCTGAAACCGGCCCGTGTTTATCGCCGATTACCGGTTTCAGTTCCCTCGCACCATAGCGCTCCGTATTCGGGGCGCATAAGTACAAACCAGATGATTGCCCGTTATCGGGCAACCATGCGGGGACGCATTACGTCCCCGCAAATATCAGCGAACATCAGCACCTTCCCGGGCGCGATACGCAAACGGACCAACCCGTTCATACAGCCACGGATATTGCGACAGCATCTTGTTCACCTGCGTCAGGCGGAACGCCGCGAAGGTGATTGCAAACAGGATTACCGTATCAAAAATGTAGCCGGAAAGTGAAAGAAGCTCACCTTCAAACAGGGCAAAAACCATGAAACGGTCAACGCAGCCAAGCAGCAGTGCATAAGGCACAAGCTGCCAGGCCGGACGCCAGGTGTTTGCGATGGCCTGACCGGTCATAAAACCGCAGAACCCCATCAGGATGATGGTCATTCCGATTGTGACACCAATGCTGGTACCCGTAATCGCTTCCATCTCAGAACTCCCTAGTGGCCACCCTCGAGGTAGGCTGCGCGGACTTCCGGGTTTGCCAGAAGTTCCGCACCCGTCCCCGAGAGCGTGATATTGCCATTGACCATCACATATCCACGATGAGCCAGTTTGAGCGCATGGAATGCGTTCTGCTCAACGAGGAAGACTGTCATCTTTTTCTCGCGGTTAATCTTCTCAACCGTTTCGAAAATCTGCTTCACGATCAGTGGCGCCAGACCAAGTGACGGCTCATCAAGCAGAAGAAGACGCGGACGGCCCATAAGCGCACGGCCAATCGCCAACATCTGCTGTTCACCACCAGACATCGTACCGGCACGCTGGTTGATGCGTTCCTTCAGACGCGGGAACAAATCAAACACCATTTCGATATCCGAATTGAAATATTTCGGATCCTGGGTGATTGCGCCCATCTGAAGGTTTTCATAAACCGACATGCGCGGGAAAATACGACGCCCTTCCGGGGACTGCTGAATACCAAGCTGGCAGATCTCATGCATTGGCATGCGACTGATATCCTGGCCTTCAAACAGAATGCGCCCCTTGCTGGCCTGCGGCGAACCGCAGCAGGTCATAAGCAACGTGGTTTTGCCGGCACCGTTGGCACCGATCAGGGTGACGATTTCACCTTCATTGACTTCCATATCAATGCCCTTGAGGGCTTCGATATTGCCATAGAAGGTATGAACACCTTCGATTTTAAGCATGGACATATCGATGGACTCCCTCACTGCGCTTTCGGATCAAGATGAAGGTCGGCAGCAACTTCCGGCGGAAGCTCGTCATCCTCTTCTTCGCCAAGATAGGCGCGGATAACAGCCGGATCATTCTTGACGGCTTCTGGATTGCCATCGGCAATCTTTTTACCGTAATCAAGAACGATCACATGGTCGGAAATCTGCATGACAACGCTCATATCATGCTCGATCAGAAGGCAGCCAACGCCCTGATCATCACGGATGCTCTGCAACAGAACGTTCAGTTCCGCCGACTCACGCGGGTTAAGGCCCGCAGCCGGTTCGTCCAGACAAAGCAGTGACGGGTCGGTGCACATGGCACGTGCGATTTCCAGGCGACGCTGGGAACCATATGGCAGGTTACCGGCATTCCAGTCAGCCTGCGCATACAGACCAACCTTCTCCAGCCAGAACTCAGCCTTTTCGACCGCTTCCTTTTCCGCCTTGGCATATTTGCCAAGGTTGAACAAACCGGCAAGAGAGAACGCAGAGGCCTCCATCAACCGGTTATGCTGGGCAACGATCAGGTTTTCCAGAACCGTCATCCCGGTAAACAGGCGGATGTTCTGGAACGTGCGGGCAACACCTTTGTTACGTGGAATGCGGAACCCTTCGGTCCGTTCCAGCAACCGCGGGCCATCGTCGGCATGAAGGGTCAGGCGACCCTCGGTCGGAACGTAGAACCCGGTCAGGCAGTTAAACACAGTGGTTTTCCCTGCCCCGTTCGGGCCGATGATGGCTGTAATTTCACGCTTGTTGGCATTGAAAGACAGATCATCAATCGCGACCAGACCACCGAAACGCATGGTCAGATGTTCGACTTCAAGCAGTTTGTTGTCGGTCATTTGATTTCTCCGGCAACTTTTTCTTTCTGGCTCATATTGAGCAGAATGGTCGGATCACGGAAGGACAACAGACCGCGCGGACGCCAGAGCATGATGGCAACAATACCTGCCCCGAAGATCAGCATGCGATACTCGGCGAGTTCACGGAACATTTCCGGGAAACCGATCATCACAATTGCCGCCAACACGACGCCGATCTGGCTGCCCATGCCGCCCAGAACCACAATCGCAAGAATCACAGCTGATTCAAGGAAGGTGAAGCTTTCCGGGCTGATAAAGCCCTGACGGGTTGCAAAGAATGCACCGGCAAAGCCACCAAACATCGCGCCGATGGCAAATGCCGACAGCTTGGTGTTGGTCGGGTTGATGCCAAGCGAACGGCAGGCGATCTCGTCTTCGCGAAGCGCTTCCCATGCACGACCGATCGGCAGTTTGCGCAGACGCAGGGTCACGAAGTTCGTCACCAGTGCCAGCACAAGGATCAGGTAGTACAGGAAGATCAGGCGATGCATGGACGAGTATTCCATGCCGAACAGCTCGTTAAAGCCAATCGCCCCATCCGGAACACGCCGCGAAAAATCGGCCAGTCCAAAGAAGCTCGGACGTTCAATCGATGAAATCCCGTCCGGACCACCGGTAAGGTCATACCAGTTGATCAGAACAACGCGGATAATCTCGCCGAACCCGAGGGTCACGATCGCAAGATAGTCACCGCGCAGACGCAGAACCGGGAAGCCAAGGATAATTCCGAAGCTTGCCGCAAAGATACCGGCCAATGGCAGGCAAAGCCAGAAGCTCAGATCGAAGTTCTGTGACAGCAATGCATAGGAGTACGCCCCGACCGCATAGAACGCCACATATCCCAGATCCAGAAGACCGGCCAGACCAACCACGATATTCAGCCCCCACCCCAGCATGATGTAAATCATCACAAGGGTCGCAAGGTCGATCGCGGAACGGTCTTCGCCAAAGATGAACGGGAAAATGATAAAGAAGATAATCCCGATCAGACCGATTTTCTTGGTGTTCGAACGATACGCCAACTGGATTTTGGACGACAGTTTGGCGCTTTCATCGACATCAGCCGCGGTCTTGTCTTTCATCGTGAAATAGGCCGTGGCAAAAATGATCGCCACAAACGCGATACCAACGATGGTACTGACCACACTGCCAAACGCCATATCAAGAACAACCGGCGAAACCCAGCGGTCATCAAGTTCGCGGAAACGTACGAACATTTCAAAAACGGCAACGGCAGAAAGCGTAATCAGAACGGCCTGGCCGAGACGTGAAATGTTCTCGCGGCGGAAAATCAGGCCAAGACGCCCGATCACGGTTGCACCGATTGCAATCAGGACAAGATCCCAACGCACGGCCAGTTCCAGACCGGTCGGGCGGTCAACCGTCTCGACACCAAGGAGCATGACCGACATCAACAGCGCGATCACGGCAAAGAACGCAAGTTCCTTGACCACTTCCGAGCCATTGGTACGAGAAGAAGCAAATGCAGCAGACATCAGACTTTCTCCACCTCCGGCTTGCCGAGCAGACCCCACGGACGGAAGATCAGCACAAGAACCAGAATGCCAAACGTTGCGACATCCTTGTATTCAATCGTGAGATACCCCGACCAGAAAGCCTCGATCAGACCGATCAGAAGACCACCAAGCATTGCGCCCGGCAAAGATCCAATACCGCCAAGAACCGCTGCGGTGAACGCCTTAACACCGGCAAGGAAGCCGATATAGAAGTCGATCACGCCGTAATACAACGTCACCATCATCCCCGCGACCGATGCCAGGGCAGCACCCATGACAAACGTGGTCGAGATGGTGCGGTCAACGTTAACACCCAGAAGGCCTGCCATCGTACGGTCCTGCTCACAGGCACGCTGTGCGCGGCCCAGGGACGTTTTGGCAATCAGCAGCGAGAAGACAACCATCAGCACGAATGTCAGAACGATAATCACGATCTGCATATAGCTCAGCTGAACGTCGAAATTCGCGCTTTCCATCAGGGTAATGCCGCCCTCAACAAGCGGCTGCATCGGTTTCACGCGCGCACCCTGCGAAATCTGAACGAAGTTCTGCAGGAAAATGGACATACCGATGGCAGAAATAAGGGCTGCCAGACGGAATGAGCCGCGCAGCGGCCGATATGCCACCCGTTCCACGCCCCAACCATAGACAGAGGTCAGAACCATTGAAACGAACAGCATCAAAAGAAGGGTAAGAGGTAGAATTCCGCTGATACCGGCAGCCTGACAGATCAGGAAGGTAATCAGGGAATGGAACGCACCGATCATATAGATCTCACCGTGCGCAAAGTTGATCATGCCAATAATGCCATAAACCATCGTGTAACCGATGGCGATCAGACCATAAATGGCCCCCAGCGTCAGACCATTGATCAATTGTTGTAGGAAATAAGCCCAATCCATTGCACAACCTTAGATTTGGCACAGACATACAAGGACTTCGCCAGATCAGCAGAAGGTATCAATTCACACACAGATGTAATGATTGGATGAGACACTGTCTCCCCATAGCCCCCTGGCAAACCCGCAAAGCCTCCGTCTTATTGTTATCGGGTAACCCCCGGTTTTAACCCTCTATGCCGGTCATTCTTTTTGCGACCATTACATAAAGAGCGCGATTAGAGCGAGGACATTAGACACACGATTTCAAACCCTGCAAGCCGCTTTGACATTTTAGTGAAAATCACCAAAACAGGATTTGAAATTGGCATAAAACACTGACTTCGAAAGTCATCCACGCTTTATATTGTATAAATTATCCCTTTTTGAGAACGTATTCAAGTTTTTGTGCAGCAACGCGCTTCAGTTGTTCCGGATTCCGGCTGACAGGTCCGGCAACAGTGACTTCCACGCCTGTTTTGCCGTCAATGGCCGTACACCGCAGATAGGTGCCGACTTGCCGAAGCTCAAAATAAATCTCGTTCGAGGTGTTATAGCGTGAGGTCATTGATGCACTGCTGTTATCAAAAATGGACTTGTCTATTGTGCTCCCATTTTCAGACAACGCAACATATAACAAAACGGGCCCGGAAATCCGGACCCGCTGGTTTGGCACCGCTTCTGGGTACTTCTATTTCTCGCCATCAAGCATTTTAACGATGGCTGAAAAGTCCATACCACCGTTGCCGCCATTGGAATAAAGCGCATACAGGCTTTCGGCCAACGCCCCCATCGGGGTTGTTGCACCAGATGCCGCTGATGCCTGCTGGGCAAGCTTCAAATCTTTCAGCATCATATCTACCGCAAAGCCCGGCTGATAATCGCGGTTGGCCGGGGACGTCGGAACCGGACCCGGGACCGGACAATAACTTGTCAAGGCCCAGCACTGACCCGATGCCTTTGAAGACACCTCAAACAGTTTCTGGGCATCCAGGCCAAGGCGCTTTGCCAGCATGAAGGCCTCGGAAACCGCGATCATGCTGACACCAAGCACCATGTTGTTGCAGATCTTTGCCGCCTGCCCGGCACCGCTATCACCGGCATGGATGATATTGCTGCCCATGCCCGCCAAAATAGGCTGTGCACTGGCAAAGTCCGCCTCAGATCCACCAACCATGAATGTCAGCGTACCCGCCGCCGCACCAGCCGTCCCGCCAGAGATCGGGGCATCAACCACACCAAGACCCGCCGCACGGGCCAGCTCGGCTGCCTTGCGGGCCGAGTCCACATCAATTGTCGAACTGTCGATCAGAACCGTGCCCGGCTTGGCATGTGCAATGACACCGTCCGGCCCATCATAAACGCCCAGCACGTGCTTGCCCGCGGGCAAAACAGTGACAACAAATTCGACATCACTGGCCGCTGCGCCGACCGATGCCGCCTTTGTGGCACCGGCCTCCACCGCCTTTGCCACCGCATCTGCTGACAGATCAAAGACCTTGACCGCATGTCCGGCCTTCACGAGG comes from the Thalassospira sp. ER-Se-21-Dark genome and includes:
- the livM gene encoding high-affinity branched-chain amino acid ABC transporter permease LivM, translating into MSAAFASSRTNGSEVVKELAFFAVIALLMSVMLLGVETVDRPTGLELAVRWDLVLIAIGATVIGRLGLIFRRENISRLGQAVLITLSAVAVFEMFVRFRELDDRWVSPVVLDMAFGSVVSTIVGIAFVAIIFATAYFTMKDKTAADVDESAKLSSKIQLAYRSNTKKIGLIGIIFFIIFPFIFGEDRSAIDLATLVMIYIMLGWGLNIVVGLAGLLDLGYVAFYAVGAYSYALLSQNFDLSFWLCLPLAGIFAASFGIILGFPVLRLRGDYLAIVTLGFGEIIRVVLINWYDLTGGPDGISSIERPSFFGLADFSRRVPDGAIGFNELFGMEYSSMHRLIFLYYLILVLALVTNFVTLRLRKLPIGRAWEALREDEIACRSLGINPTNTKLSAFAIGAMFGGFAGAFFATRQGFISPESFTFLESAVILAIVVLGGMGSQIGVVLAAIVMIGFPEMFRELAEYRMLIFGAGIVAIMLWRPRGLLSFRDPTILLNMSQKEKVAGEIK
- the mmsB gene encoding 3-hydroxyisobutyrate dehydrogenase → MANIGFIGLGNMGGPMAVNLVKAGHAVKVFDLSADAVAKAVEAGATKAASVGAAASDVEFVVTVLPAGKHVLGVYDGPDGVIAHAKPGTVLIDSSTIDVDSARKAAELARAAGLGVVDAPISGGTAGAAAGTLTFMVGGSEADFASAQPILAGMGSNIIHAGDSGAGQAAKICNNMVLGVSMIAVSEAFMLAKRLGLDAQKLFEVSSKASGQCWALTSYCPVPGPVPTSPANRDYQPGFAVDMMLKDLKLAQQASAASGATTPMGALAESLYALYSNGGNGGMDFSAIVKMLDGEK
- a CDS encoding ABC transporter ATP-binding protein, with protein sequence MLKIEGVHTFYGNIEALKGIDMEVNEGEIVTLIGANGAGKTTLLMTCCGSPQASKGRILFEGQDISRMPMHEICQLGIQQSPEGRRIFPRMSVYENLQMGAITQDPKYFNSDIEMVFDLFPRLKERINQRAGTMSGGEQQMLAIGRALMGRPRLLLLDEPSLGLAPLIVKQIFETVEKINREKKMTVFLVEQNAFHALKLAHRGYVMVNGNITLSGTGAELLANPEVRAAYLEGGH
- a CDS encoding branched-chain amino acid ABC transporter permease; this encodes MDWAYFLQQLINGLTLGAIYGLIAIGYTMVYGIIGMINFAHGEIYMIGAFHSLITFLICQAAGISGILPLTLLLMLFVSMVLTSVYGWGVERVAYRPLRGSFRLAALISAIGMSIFLQNFVQISQGARVKPMQPLVEGGITLMESANFDVQLSYMQIVIIVLTFVLMVVFSLLIAKTSLGRAQRACEQDRTMAGLLGVNVDRTISTTFVMGAALASVAGMMVTLYYGVIDFYIGFLAGVKAFTAAVLGGIGSLPGAMLGGLLIGLIEAFWSGYLTIEYKDVATFGILVLVLIFRPWGLLGKPEVEKV
- a CDS encoding DUF6867 family protein, coding for MEAITGTSIGVTIGMTIILMGFCGFMTGQAIANTWRPAWQLVPYALLLGCVDRFMVFALFEGELLSLSGYIFDTVILFAITFAAFRLTQVNKMLSQYPWLYERVGPFAYRAREGADVR
- a CDS encoding ABC transporter ATP-binding protein yields the protein MTDNKLLEVEHLTMRFGGLVAIDDLSFNANKREITAIIGPNGAGKTTVFNCLTGFYVPTEGRLTLHADDGPRLLERTEGFRIPRNKGVARTFQNIRLFTGMTVLENLIVAQHNRLMEASAFSLAGLFNLGKYAKAEKEAVEKAEFWLEKVGLYAQADWNAGNLPYGSQRRLEIARAMCTDPSLLCLDEPAAGLNPRESAELNVLLQSIRDDQGVGCLLIEHDMSVVMQISDHVIVLDYGKKIADGNPEAVKNDPAVIRAYLGEEEDDELPPEVAADLHLDPKAQ